Proteins co-encoded in one Marinobacter gudaonensis genomic window:
- a CDS encoding fumarylacetoacetate hydrolase family protein has product MPDYQHHWKDGTPVHLPLGKIVCIGRNYAEHARELNNPVPDEPLLFIKPSTAAVHITRPLDFPRDQGEVHFETELAVLIGRPLTRASASEAEAAILGYGLALDLTLRDLQSRLKEKGQPWERAKGFDGACPLSPFVSADRFPGDSIHFTLDIDRQRQQTGDTREMLNPIVPLIAHISSQFSLLPGDVVLTGTPKGVGPLVSGQTLSLELEDQLFVETTVV; this is encoded by the coding sequence ATGCCGGATTACCAACACCACTGGAAGGACGGTACACCCGTTCATCTGCCACTGGGCAAGATCGTCTGCATTGGCCGCAATTATGCCGAACATGCCCGGGAACTGAACAATCCGGTACCGGACGAGCCCCTGCTGTTCATCAAGCCGTCAACCGCTGCAGTACACATCACCCGCCCCCTGGACTTTCCTAGAGACCAGGGCGAAGTGCACTTCGAAACCGAGTTGGCGGTGCTGATTGGCCGCCCGCTGACCCGAGCCTCCGCCAGCGAGGCCGAAGCCGCCATCCTGGGCTATGGCCTGGCTCTGGATCTGACACTCAGGGATCTGCAATCCCGGCTCAAGGAAAAGGGACAGCCCTGGGAGCGGGCGAAGGGATTCGACGGCGCCTGCCCACTGTCACCGTTCGTGTCGGCAGACCGATTCCCCGGCGACAGCATCCACTTTACCCTGGACATTGATCGCCAGCGTCAGCAAACCGGTGACACCCGCGAGATGCTGAATCCCATCGTGCCGCTGATTGCCCACATCAGCAGCCAGTTCAGCCTTCTGCCAGGCGACGTAGTGCTGACAGGCACGCCCAAAGGGGTAGGCCCGCTGGTATCCGGCCAGACTCTGTCGCTGGAACTGGAAGATCAGTTGTTCGTTGAAACCACCGTGGTCTAA
- a CDS encoding ABC1 kinase family protein, with protein MAKKPVTSRRGRFFKLAGMTASVAGQYAGQRARRLFRSENDEGAQSESYTRMAGQIADTLGELKGAVMKVGQIASQTQDFLPREFSEALEKLQKEAPPMPFEVIVEQIETELGKPVGELFEYLQEAPYAAASIGQVHRARLHDGTDVIVKVQYPGVDESCDSDLKQLRMALKLGGLLKMPKESVDRLFAEIRERLKEELDYENEARNIELFRTFHEHQPWVLIPSVIPGHSTRRVLTMELVEGDHVSKVTRDRYDQDTINRIGQRIFTLMADQLFRFQCIHGDPHAGNFAYRPDGSIIMYDFGCVKKLKPEIVEAYRNALVAALDEDYQALDRYLIDLGARVGSQPAVDEAYYAMWRDILVVPFEHDEPYDFAEADIHKRVAEKTSTVFKYLDYFKPPVESIFIDRMIAGHYWMLKRLGVQAAFRSELEHYLETTSG; from the coding sequence ATGGCAAAGAAACCGGTAACTTCCCGTCGTGGTCGCTTTTTCAAACTTGCAGGCATGACCGCCTCCGTGGCCGGTCAGTATGCCGGCCAGCGCGCGCGCAGGCTTTTTCGTTCGGAAAACGACGAGGGCGCCCAGAGCGAGAGCTACACCCGCATGGCCGGCCAGATTGCCGACACGCTCGGCGAGCTGAAAGGGGCCGTAATGAAGGTCGGCCAGATCGCCTCCCAGACCCAGGATTTCCTGCCGCGGGAGTTCTCTGAGGCCCTGGAAAAGCTTCAGAAAGAAGCGCCACCTATGCCCTTCGAGGTCATCGTCGAGCAGATTGAGACCGAGCTCGGCAAACCGGTGGGCGAACTGTTCGAATACCTGCAGGAAGCGCCCTACGCCGCGGCCTCCATTGGTCAGGTCCACCGGGCCCGGCTGCACGATGGCACCGATGTGATCGTGAAGGTCCAGTATCCGGGCGTGGACGAATCCTGCGATTCGGACCTCAAGCAACTGAGAATGGCCCTGAAGCTTGGCGGCCTGCTAAAGATGCCCAAGGAGTCGGTGGATCGCCTGTTTGCCGAGATTCGCGAACGCCTGAAGGAAGAACTCGACTATGAAAACGAAGCTCGCAACATCGAGCTGTTCCGTACTTTCCACGAACACCAGCCCTGGGTGCTGATTCCGTCAGTCATACCCGGGCACTCCACCCGCCGGGTGCTGACCATGGAACTGGTCGAAGGCGACCACGTCAGCAAAGTGACCCGGGACAGGTACGATCAGGACACCATCAACCGGATTGGCCAACGCATTTTTACCCTGATGGCCGATCAGCTGTTCCGGTTCCAGTGCATCCATGGCGATCCCCATGCTGGCAACTTTGCCTACCGGCCCGATGGCTCGATCATCATGTACGATTTCGGCTGCGTAAAAAAACTCAAGCCGGAGATTGTCGAAGCCTATCGCAATGCTCTAGTGGCCGCGCTGGATGAGGATTACCAGGCGCTTGACCGCTACCTGATCGATCTTGGCGCACGGGTTGGCAGCCAGCCGGCCGTGGATGAAGCTTACTACGCCATGTGGCGGGATATCCTGGTAGTGCCCTTTGAACACGACGAGCCGTACGACTTCGCCGAGGCGGACATCCACAAGCGGGTGGCGGAAAAAACCAGCACGGTGTTCAAGTACCTGGATTACTTCAAGCCGCCGGTGGAAAGCATCTTTATCGACCGCATGATTGCCGGTCATTACTGGATGCTCAAAAGACTGGGAGTGCAGGCGGCGTTCCGGAGTGAGCTGGAGCACTATCTTGAGACAACGTCGGGCTGA
- the mscL gene encoding large-conductance mechanosensitive channel protein MscL, whose product MSIVKEFKEFAVKGNVVDMAVGIIIGVAFGKIVSSFVADVLMPPIGLLVGGVDFSNLVVTLKAAEEGAAAVTLRYGVFIQTVLDFVIVAFAVFIGVKALNMMRKKEAETPAAPPAPSAQEQLLMEIRDLLKQKT is encoded by the coding sequence ATGAGCATCGTAAAGGAATTCAAGGAATTTGCGGTTAAGGGCAATGTGGTCGATATGGCCGTGGGTATCATCATTGGCGTTGCGTTCGGCAAGATTGTGTCTTCGTTTGTTGCCGATGTTCTGATGCCACCCATCGGTCTGCTGGTTGGTGGTGTTGATTTTTCAAACCTGGTGGTCACCCTCAAGGCCGCCGAGGAAGGCGCTGCGGCGGTTACACTGCGCTATGGCGTCTTCATCCAGACGGTTCTGGATTTTGTCATCGTGGCGTTCGCAGTGTTCATCGGTGTGAAGGCCCTGAACATGATGCGCAAGAAGGAGGCAGAAACCCCGGCAGCGCCACCGGCGCCTTCGGCCCAGGAACAGCTTTTGATGGAAATCAGGGACCTGCTGAAACAGAAAACCTGA
- a CDS encoding SIR2 family NAD-dependent protein deacylase: protein MQSHIVVLTGAGISAESGLSTFRDNGGLWEKHSVYDVATPEAFARNQDLVLRFYNDRRRQLASAKPNQAHQLLAELEKRYRVTVITQNVDDLHERGGSSNVIHLHGELTKARSSAHPELVYDIGYRDIQPGDCCDWGAQLRPHIVWFGEEVPLLEQAADIVRSADDLLIVGTSLQVYPAAGLVHEVDMDVPITVIDPGEPAAVSRARVIRKGACEGVREWVAGRMGSGGSLY from the coding sequence ATGCAGAGCCATATCGTTGTACTGACCGGCGCTGGCATCAGCGCCGAGAGCGGCCTCTCCACCTTCCGTGACAACGGCGGACTGTGGGAGAAGCACAGTGTTTACGATGTGGCCACCCCTGAGGCCTTCGCCCGTAACCAGGACCTGGTGCTGCGGTTCTACAATGATCGGCGCCGGCAACTGGCCTCCGCAAAACCCAACCAGGCCCACCAACTGCTGGCAGAGCTGGAGAAGCGCTACCGGGTGACGGTGATCACCCAGAACGTGGACGACCTCCACGAACGTGGCGGGTCCAGCAACGTCATTCATCTTCACGGCGAATTGACCAAGGCCCGGAGTTCAGCGCACCCCGAACTGGTCTACGACATCGGCTACCGGGACATTCAGCCCGGCGATTGTTGCGACTGGGGCGCCCAGCTTCGCCCCCACATCGTCTGGTTCGGTGAAGAGGTTCCGCTGCTGGAGCAGGCCGCCGACATTGTGCGATCGGCCGACGATCTGCTGATCGTGGGCACCTCACTGCAGGTCTATCCGGCAGCCGGACTGGTTCATGAAGTGGACATGGATGTTCCGATTACGGTCATCGATCCTGGCGAGCCGGCCGCTGTTTCCCGGGCCAGGGTCATCCGCAAGGGCGCCTGCGAGGGCGTCCGCGAGTGGGTGGCTGGCCGAATGGGCTCCGGCGGAAGCTTGTACTAG
- a CDS encoding FAD-binding oxidoreductase, with product MNSEQIIASLKDLMAAGDAPGKVLTDPADLDTYGKDWTKIYPPKPLAIALPKTTEQVQALVKFANENQVALVPSGGRTGLSAGAVAANGEVVVAFDNMNQILEFSASDRTVRCQAGVVTEQLQNFAEDNGLYYPVDFASAGSSQLGGNLSTNAGGIKVIRYGMSRDWVAGLKVVTGKGDILDLNKDLEKNNTGYDLRHLFIGAEGTLGFITEATMKLSRKPDNLTVLVLGLNDLTNTMDVLQTFQKKIDLTAYEFFSHQAMGHVLAHGQVQAPFETEAPYYALLEFEAVSDQVMDDAMALFEQCVENGWVLDGVISQSETQAQNLWQLRERISESIAPRTPYKNDISVVVSKVPGFLQEIDKVVTEHYPDFEIIWFGHIGDGNLHLNILKPEDMAKEDFFEKCQQVNKWVFEIVERYQGSVSAEHGVGMTKKPYLQYTRSEAEIAYLRGIKQVFDPNGVMNPGKIFD from the coding sequence ATGAATTCCGAACAGATCATTGCTTCTCTCAAAGACCTGATGGCCGCCGGCGATGCCCCTGGTAAAGTGCTGACCGATCCGGCCGATCTGGACACCTATGGCAAGGACTGGACGAAAATCTACCCACCCAAACCGCTGGCCATTGCCCTGCCCAAGACCACCGAGCAGGTTCAGGCGCTGGTGAAGTTTGCCAATGAAAATCAGGTGGCGCTGGTGCCCTCTGGCGGTCGGACCGGTCTGAGTGCTGGCGCGGTGGCCGCCAACGGCGAGGTGGTGGTGGCGTTCGACAACATGAACCAGATCCTGGAGTTCAGCGCCAGCGATCGCACCGTACGCTGCCAGGCGGGCGTGGTAACCGAACAGCTACAGAACTTCGCCGAAGACAACGGCCTGTATTACCCTGTGGATTTCGCCTCTGCCGGCTCCAGCCAGCTGGGTGGCAACCTGTCCACCAATGCCGGTGGCATCAAGGTTATCCGTTACGGCATGAGCAGGGACTGGGTTGCCGGTCTCAAGGTGGTCACCGGCAAGGGTGATATCCTGGATCTGAACAAGGATCTGGAAAAGAACAACACCGGCTACGACCTGCGTCACCTGTTTATCGGCGCAGAGGGCACTCTGGGTTTTATTACCGAAGCTACCATGAAGCTCTCGCGCAAACCGGACAACCTCACTGTGCTGGTGCTGGGCCTGAATGACCTCACCAATACCATGGATGTGTTGCAGACCTTCCAGAAGAAGATCGACCTCACCGCTTATGAGTTTTTCTCCCATCAGGCCATGGGGCATGTTCTGGCCCACGGCCAGGTGCAGGCGCCGTTCGAGACCGAGGCGCCATACTACGCGCTGCTGGAGTTCGAGGCGGTGTCTGACCAGGTGATGGACGATGCCATGGCCCTGTTCGAGCAGTGCGTGGAGAACGGCTGGGTGCTTGATGGGGTGATCAGCCAGAGCGAAACCCAGGCCCAGAACCTGTGGCAGCTGCGTGAGCGCATCTCCGAGTCGATTGCCCCGCGCACACCCTACAAGAACGACATTTCCGTGGTGGTCTCCAAGGTGCCCGGCTTCCTGCAGGAAATCGACAAGGTGGTCACTGAGCATTATCCGGATTTCGAAATCATCTGGTTCGGCCACATTGGCGACGGCAATCTGCATCTGAACATCCTCAAACCCGAGGATATGGCCAAAGAGGATTTCTTCGAGAAGTGCCAGCAGGTGAACAAGTGGGTGTTCGAGATTGTCGAGCGCTATCAGGGCAGCGTGTCTGCCGAGCACGGCGTGGGTATGACCAAGAAGCCGTACCTGCAGTACACCCGCAGTGAAGCCGAGATTGCCTACCTGCGTGGCATCAAGCAGGTGTTCGATCCGAACGGCGTCATGAATCCCGGAAAGATTTTTGACTGA
- the serA gene encoding phosphoglycerate dehydrogenase, with protein sequence MSNTSLEKSKIRILLLEGVHQSAIDTLNAAGYTNIEYLTHSLAEEDLIEKIADAHFVGIRSRTQLTEKVFEAANKLVAVGCFCIGTNQVDLQAATRRGIAVFNAPFSNTRSVAELVLAQAILLLRGVPEKNAKAHRGEWLKSAKDSYEIRGKKLGIIGYGNIGTQFSVLAEGLGMDVYFYDVVSKLPIGNATQVGTLQELLNIADVVSLHVPETPATKYMFKAEQFAQMKPGSILMNASRGTVVDIDALADSLRSGKLLGAAIDVFPVEPKSNDEEFVSPLREFDNVILTPHVGGSTIEAQENIGREVAEKLAMYSDNGTSVSSVNFPEVALPSHPNQHRLLHIHENVPGVMSEINQVFSENGINVCGQYLQTKEDIGYVVVDVDKAYGELALEKLRQVKGTIRCRVLF encoded by the coding sequence ATGTCAAATACGTCTCTTGAAAAGAGCAAAATCCGGATCCTGCTGCTGGAAGGCGTGCATCAATCTGCCATTGATACCCTGAACGCTGCGGGCTACACCAATATCGAGTATCTGACTCATTCGCTGGCCGAGGAAGACCTGATCGAGAAGATTGCCGATGCGCACTTCGTCGGTATTCGCTCCCGCACCCAGCTGACCGAGAAAGTATTTGAAGCCGCCAACAAGCTGGTGGCCGTGGGCTGCTTCTGCATTGGCACCAACCAGGTTGACCTGCAGGCCGCCACCCGCCGTGGCATTGCCGTCTTCAACGCGCCCTTCTCCAATACCCGCTCGGTGGCGGAACTGGTACTGGCCCAGGCCATCCTGCTGCTGCGTGGCGTGCCTGAGAAAAACGCCAAGGCCCATCGGGGCGAGTGGCTGAAGTCCGCCAAGGACAGCTACGAGATCCGCGGCAAGAAACTGGGCATCATCGGCTATGGCAACATCGGCACCCAGTTCAGCGTACTGGCCGAAGGGCTGGGCATGGACGTGTACTTCTACGACGTGGTGTCCAAGCTGCCTATCGGTAACGCCACCCAGGTGGGCACGCTGCAGGAGTTGCTGAACATTGCGGATGTAGTGAGCCTGCATGTGCCGGAAACACCGGCCACCAAGTACATGTTCAAGGCCGAGCAGTTCGCCCAGATGAAGCCAGGCAGCATCCTGATGAACGCCTCCCGGGGCACTGTGGTAGACATCGACGCACTGGCCGATTCCCTGCGCAGTGGCAAGCTGCTGGGCGCCGCCATCGACGTGTTCCCGGTCGAGCCCAAGTCCAACGACGAGGAGTTCGTCTCCCCGCTGCGCGAGTTCGACAACGTGATCCTGACCCCGCACGTGGGCGGCTCCACCATTGAGGCCCAGGAAAACATCGGTCGCGAAGTGGCGGAAAAGCTGGCCATGTACAGCGACAACGGCACCTCGGTCTCGTCCGTCAACTTCCCGGAGGTGGCTCTGCCCTCGCACCCGAACCAGCACCGCTTGCTGCACATCCACGAGAACGTGCCGGGCGTGATGTCCGAGATCAACCAGGTGTTCTCGGAAAACGGCATCAACGTATGCGGCCAGTACCTGCAGACCAAGGAAGACATTGGCTATGTGGTGGTGGACGTCGACAAGGCCTACGGCGAGCTGGCACTGGAAAAGCTGCGCCAGGTGAAAGGCACGATTCGGTGTCGCGTTCTGTTCTGA